The sequence CGATATAGAGGCATTCGGCTAAAAATATCATGATAGTTTATTTTGTCTATCGCCCAGACCTACTTGTATCAATCCTCCCCTTCCCAGCGCATCTGCTGTTGACAGTTGTCGGCTAAGTGTCTGTATTCTGGCGCTTCCCAGGTGTGCAGGAAACGTGGTCCATGATGACTTGCCCACCACCAGTGTGATCTTCTGCTTTGTGGATGAAGTGTGGTCCACGCTGCTCCGTTCTGTGCACAGCGTTCTCAACAGATCGCCACCGCACCTCCTCAAAGAGATCATCCTGGTGGACGACTGCAGCTCCAAAGGTAACAAAAGATTTCCGTTTCGGGATTTCGGTGTCACTTGTTCATCACAGGTAAGTGTGTCGCAGTGTACCCATTTTTGCCATCACGGGAATATTCCATAACAGGAATATTGTGGCCACGATAATGTTGCATACAACAGTAACATGGACGCCTAGCAGTTGGTAGAAAAAATATTGCGTTGAGTGATTATCTTTGCCCAAACTTTCACACCCTTCCTTATTCTCTGTTTCTACTGCCATTCGCAAACAAACGCACAACCACACAGGAGCTGGGTGGAGGTGGAAAATCTCACAACACAAAGCTTGAACTAGTTGTTAGTGAACTGGTTGCTTTAATTATCCTGATTTTATCAttatcatgttttttttgttgataaTTGTCTGGTGAAAATGTGATATTGTGAGATGGCTCCAGTGTCAGATTTCCTTGAATGGCTCCCTGCAGGTGGAAAACATTACTACCCGTGCTAGCTGACAGAGTCGTGCTAACGATGATAACCAGCCTTTTAATGAGAGTTGCTTATCATGTGAATCATCTTGCGCTTTCATCTACACAAGTAGGGGTTTTAAATCGGACTCAGATTGATTGGTTCTGCAGGAGTTGGTAAAGccccccgaggcaaatttgtgatatggggctccaaccttggggtctgtgtgggtttcttccgggtgctccggtttcctcccacagtccaaacacatgtaggtcaggtgactcggccgtactaaattgtcactaggtgtttgtgtgtgtgtgtgtgtgtgtgtgtgtgtgtgtgtgtgtgtgtgtgttggccctgtgatggactggcggcctgtcctgagtgcccccccccctgctgcccagtgactgctgggataggctccagcatcctgcgaccccggttgggataagcggctttgataatgggtggatggatggatattgggctatacaaataaaagggACTTGAGTTTGATCCCTCTCATGCGCTCCCACAGACTATCTGAAGGCTCAGCTGGATACGTACATGTCACAGTTCCCAAAAGTCCGAATTGTTCGTCTGAAGGAAAGGCAAGGCCTGATCAGAGCCAGGTTGGCTGGAGCTGCCATTGCCAAAGGTGAGCGCTcggacatctttttttttttctctctgtactCTTTCCCTGTCCCCTCTCATCCTTTTCTGCACCCCCTGTCATGGTTTCATTTATAACAACTTTTTAATGACATTTGTTCCTGTCTTAATCAATGCACATAAGCAAAAGTAGTTACAGTGCAACAAATCATATTCACTTATCAcccgtaagtgtgtgtgtgtgtgtgtgtgtgtgtgtgtgtgtgtgtgtgtgtgtgtgtgtgtgtgtgtgtgtgtgtgtgtgtgtgtgtgtgtgtgtgtgtgtgcgtgcacaataTTTCATTTTGCCAAGTACAGGATTTTGTTAGACTAAGTTGAGTCTAAATAACAAGCTTATCAAAGAATTCCCTGATGCAGGAGGCCACCTGTTCCCCACAACATGCCCCGCCTATGCTATGTAAATAATATGAACGCCGTCTGGTAGACGTGGCAGTTTAAAGAGTGGCACTTTCTTTGCTTTCTTAGGTGAGGTCCTTACCTTCCTTGACTCCCACGTTGAATGTAATGTGGGCTGGCTGGAGCCGTTGTTGGAGAGAGTCTATCTGGATAGGAAGAAAGTGGCCTGCCCAGTTATTGAAGTCATCAACGATAAGGATATGAGGTGATTCAACAGGACCTCGCTGAAGTGAAGAGCAGAGCTTACACCAGCTGTGGTCATGTGACCATGTGATCATGTGTGCCTGAATGATGTTTGTTGGATAGAGGAAAGTGAAATGTTCTTCACCATGGAAATCTCATTATGATACAataagtgtgtggtgtgtgtgtgtatgtatgtgtgtgtttgtgtgtgtggttcttTTCAGTTATGTGTTGGTCGACAACTTCCAAAGAGGTATTTTCAAATGGCCTTTGGTGTTTGGCTGGAGCACACTTCCAGAGGAGTACATCAAGAAAAATAACATGACCATCGCGGACCCTATCAGGTACCTCACCGTTTCAATGACGAGGCATGAAAATGCAGTTGATACACGTTCAAGTTGGATGGAGGTAGCAAACAAAGGACAATAAAGGCATTAAGTAAGCACTGTTATTAatttggtggtgcagtggttagtgtggccgcctcacagaaagaacgtcctctgtgtggagtttgcatgttctccccatgtctgcttgggtttcctccgggtgctccggtttcttcccacagtccaaagacacgtagttcaggtggatcagccctgctaaattgtccctaggtgtgtgtgtgtgtgtgtgtgtgtgtgtgtgtggggggggggggggttgggactggcgtgtccagggtgtctctccgctggctgcccagtgactgctgggataggctccagcatccccgcgaccctgagagcatgataagtggttcagataatggatggatgttatttaATTTGATAAATAGGTTAGCAATTAGAACTACATATGTTATTATTAATCCTCTGTCCTGTTTTTCATTTAATCATATAGATGCCCAGTTATGGCTGGGGGTCTTTTCTCTATAGACAAGAAATACTTCTATGAACTTGGTGCCTATGATCCTGGACTAGATGTATGGGGTGGCGAGAACATGGAGATCTCATTCAAGGTAAAGGGCTCATTTGAACTACATCTCCCTTGCATGAAAGCATGAATATCCCTGTTCTACTAGTCTAGTGACCCTTCATAACGTTTCCCTCACCATTACAAGATCCCATAACTAGCTGATATGTTCCCCCTCGGGCAGATCTGGATGTGCGGAGGGGAAATCGAGATTATCCCCTGCTCTCGAGTGGGACACATTTTCCGAGGCCAGAACCCATACAAGTTCCCCAAGGACAGGCAGAAGACTGTGGAGCGTAACCTCGCCAGGGTGGCCGAGGTATGGCTGGACGAGTACAAGGACCTGTTCTACGGCCACGGCTACCACCACTTGCTGGACAGAAAATTAATTGACATTGGCAACCTCACGGAGCAGATTGAGCTGAGAAAGAGGCTGAAATGCAAGAGCTTCAGGTGGTACCTGGAGAACGTGTATCAAGATTTCGACGCTCCCTTAGTCAAAGCCGAGGGCCCGGTATGTACCACAGCGAACAGAAGTGATTGTGAATGACAACACACTGACTGCGCtttcttctgtttttacttaagCCGTGTTTGCGTTTCCTTAAAAACACACTATGACAGAAAGGGCAACTCTGTTTACCCTCCACAAGCGATTGTTGTCTCTCTGAAAAGCCTATGGAGTATTCAGACCCAAACAGAGAATGATTGTgttgcttttgaacaaagaacggCTGTGTCTTCATGCCGGGACAGCGCTGTTGGGATTTATTGAGGGAGGAGGGAAGAACGGAGAAGGACAGCGAGGCCCGTCCTCGGTCTTGTGGCACACATCATGagtaaacagtttttttttcagctgacatttgtttttgttttatttcttatagttttcttgttttgttgtgGATTTTTTAGGTGTTGAATCGTGGCTTGAGAAAATGTCTCGCTCTGCAGAAAGGCGCTCTATCCTTTGAGCAATGTGATCTCAGCAAGCAGGTAAATACCCGACTCGCCCATTTAAATGTAATCTATTCCCCAGAACCAGATGTGCACGTTGCCATCAGGACAGGTGTGTCTCCAGCAAGTCATGAGAGCAAACCAAGTCTTATTACCACCAATTACAAACGTATTCAAGAGTTGCTTATAAAAAAATCTTACCGTTCTTTTCAAACAGGAACTATCACATTACACAGAAAGACCAGTTGACCGGATACATCTTTTACGTTTTGGCAGTGTTCTTTCAAATTATTGGCTTTAGTTGAGTTGCGGTGAAAAAATGAAATGTAATAAAAATATCCGAGACCAGACCTTAGACCAGGACAAATGAGGTCAGTCTCCAAGGATGGACCCAGACCAAGAAAAATGAGGGCAGAGTGCAAGGCAAGACCAAGACCTTCAGAATGTGGTTCTTTTTGTATTCAGAGCAGCCCCCTCAGAGCAGAGCCGCCCCTGGACAACCCGTAGTTTTCATGAAACCTAATTATATGGCTGTCACCGACTCGTcccctcactcttgctctctgaaTTTCAGAGTCAGCGCTTTAATTACACCTGGATGAGGCATGTTCGCCAGCAAGACTTGTGTGTCGCTCCTCAGGGCAGACAGACGGGCCTGGCTCTGGAGCAGTGCGACGGTGCCAAGCCCAACCTCCGCTGGTTCCACAAGGCCTCCAGCTCATCACTGGTAGGTTGACTTTGGGTGGAGCGTTTGCTTTGTCCGCCATGTTTGTTTTCCTTTGAATTCACAATTTTTCATTTCTCTAAGACCATTTGAAAAATGCTGAACAGGTCTTCGCAGATGTTGCATCCACGACTGGTATTAAAGAATAATGCTGGTATAATTTTATGTTTTTCTCACTGTCAACAAATGCTGTGAAAAGAGTCGTTTCCATCTAGCCGATGCCACACTGAGCTGTCATTCAGGGAGCCGTAGGACCTGCTTGTTTTCAGAACTCATTAAATAACGCCTATCGAGACATGGCTTCAGCCTTACACGGCGTAATCCATTATTGTGAAAACCTGTGTATTCCACTTTTTCCAAAGGTAACTTCAGAAGGCAGGAAACTCCCATTTAACAGGGACTACTTTCAGTGCCGCATGTTTATTTACTGCTGATGTGGCAAGCAGACGGAAGCCGGCTACTGACAAGATAGTCATCGCTTCGCCTTGAAAGTCAAGACAAAGAAATGTGGGGTTCCCTCCCAAATAAGCACACTGAAGTCTAGCATCACTACTTTCCGTAGATCCCAGAGAAGGCGAATCGGTTCGCCTGGACACCAAGTTTAGTGGGAAAATGTTCCATCACATACTTTACAtagatcgcaaaaaaaaaaaagtctttgttaCTTTTAGTAGTTTCaggaaaaactgaaaagtgcacaTTGTTTGCAGGGGTGCATTTTGGTAACATTACAACTCTGTGACCTGCGTCAAATGCTTTGTTTTTTCTTATGCAATGGGATCCTGCAGCTTCATGGATGGGCGCTAAATGTGGCCTCGGTCACATGGAAATCACTTGAGCACAGGAAATGCATGGAGGAGTTCAGTCTTTCATAACATTTGTCAACAAAGAGGAAAACATGGAATTCCACCAGGGTTGCTGTTTTAATGGGATAGTTGTTGCTAATATCAGTTGAAATTCAAGTTATTTACCCAGGGGCGGCAGGTAATGTAGGCTAAAAAAGGCTAAGCCTACCTAACACGCCCGTATATCCGGATTTTGGATGGACAGTCTGGTTTTTCAGCTCTCTATCCGGCATCCAGCACAACGTCTGGACGGACACCTATTTGTCCTCCTTTTGGCGGTTTTGAGTAAAAATCATGTGCTGATAAATTCCCTCTCAGCGTGCTAGAGGGCACATTCTTACACTGTGTCATGCTGGCTGCTGTGACAGAAGCCTGTGTTTTTATTGGCTGATGGTGTGTGTGGGCACTCAGTTATTTTCAACATCAGAATTACTTTTTGCAAGTTTGACTGATGTACCTGTCAGATTAATAATCTTGTGTAAACGCCGACTGCAAAAGTCAGTCAACATGCCGACATGAAAAACCGTATACAAAGAACACGTATTTATCACAAAGTGCTCGGGATAAATGCCATGCATTTTGCGAGCTGTGTCGAGCCGACATTGATGCGAGTAGCAAATGAAAGGGGTTTTTGCTACAGGTCGTTAAAACAAGTGTGATAGTTAGTCAAAGATTAGCCTTTCCCTTCCTCGGCCTCACCCGCCGCCTATGCAGTTACCCAAAGTTTGTTTATGACGTGAGGGGGCAAAAGGTGTGCTTATAATTCCTCTTGACTGAATTATATTTTCTTGTCTCTTTTTGCCAAGGGGGATCACCTCCTCGCAGAGATTGCCCCCCATGATGTGTGCCTCGAGGCTGGGCCTCAAGGTAACACCATCTATCTCAACAAGTGTGAACCCAAAAATGCCTTCCAGAAGTGGCAGTTCACAAACTACTACACTCACCGACGGGGTTGAAGGAGTTTAACAAGTGTTGAATGGGCACTAGAGACTCCTGCTGGCCTTACACGACAGTATACACTCCCTCTCTGGTACAGCGTCCACAAAGAACTGTCCAAATGAATTCCAGGATTTTGTGCGTTTGCAATAATATGTGTTGTTCTCATGCTGTGCCGTGCCACAGTCAAGGAGATGGTGTGGGGATGTGCAATGGTTttgttgaccttttttgtcgagcAGCATAAAGACTGATGCTGAGTCAAACACGAGGACACGAGTGGCGAGAACATGAAGCCACCGTGggagttataattacaattatcaAGTTTTGCACATATTAACATTTTTGGTCTGGAGTTGAGGCGTGAAAATGGACTCCAGATGTGCAGAGATGATTGTATAAAACTGGAAAAACACCACTTGATGACAGGTTATCGCTGCCGCATAGGACTTGGCTGCCAAGGATAAAGATAAAACGGGGCTTcatagatgtaaaaaaaaaaactttcactcACAATGCTCATTGTTTGGAATGATTTTCTTGTAAAACTGCATGCGATTTTTCATGAGCTTTTTTCTACATTTGTAAGATGCATCACAGCTGATGTAGACCGTGTGCTCTACATTTACCATCTTTCATGCTGTTGACTTTAATTGGTGAAGTCTAATCAGATATTTGAGATAAACGACTTTTTGTGGTTGCAGCCCTTCCCGTGGTTCGGTCCAGCCTCAGGGTTTTATGAAGTGTTTCATTTCGAGGTGCACATTTCTTGCCGTCACTAGAGGGAAACATTGGTACACTATATCCAGTGAACTTGTGCTGTGATTTAGGGATTTTATTACCGATCATCAGACTCCTACCTACAAGTCGTTACATCTCTTTAAAAAGCCAAATAAAGAGTTAAAGACCCAAAATTGTTTTGTACCATTTTGTGAGTTTATTTCACACATTTTATTCTTGTAATCCAACAGTATGCGAGGTGTGTTTGAGTATTTCACATCTACCTCATGCAGCATTAGAACCCTGATTTTGTGAGGTTTTTGGAGTTGAATGCATTATATTGAAGCATCTGAAAATGAGAGGCGGATGTAAGGCACAGGTCTCGGTATTGGTCCCTTGCAGCATGCGGGCACATTTGGAGGTGCAGATATTTCCTCAGGTTTTCACCTTGCTGGTTACACTGCTCATGTAAAGAATACTATTCAGGGGTTTAAGTGGCTGAAGTCCTTAAAGCGACCAGCAAACAGCTTGACCATGATATATTGGCGTGTAGGATTAAAGGGCCTCAAGCTTCTTGGTGTTTAAACCACCATCTAAATACCTACTGTACATAAAGAGCATTCCTGCTCTGAAACTATGGATTGGAGAGCATAACTCGAGGGGGTTAGAGAGGTCCTGGGTTTTAGTTCCATCACGTTACAATACAGCAGATGTTAAAAAGATTCTTCTATCTGAACTCGGTCATTTTTTTGCAGTCATCCCTGACCACATACAGAATTCTGTGTTAATGCAAGTCTTTGTTTTTCTGCAAGCATTGACTGTCTACACACATCTTCAGTAAATAGATTGCACACTATACATATGTCAAAGGGACACAACCAAACCAATCACAGTTTCAGCTTCCTAAAAGACTCAACACTATACTTTATGCACCACGTCCAGCTGTTTAACACATCTGCTTTAAACGGGCAGCTGAGCTTTCCTGTTATAGATTCATTAGCATGGTCTCAAACTCCTCTATCTTCTGACGGGTGTTGCCTCTGCTAATCTTGCGGTAGGAAACGGTGTTATATTTGGAAGACGTGTGGTGGTTGAAGGAGGTTTTGCGGCCAACAGTGCGACTTGACTTTTTTGGCAGAGGCAGCGTGGAGTAGCCCGGACCGGATTCCTGCAGGGACGCCTTACTTTGATCCTGCAGCCACTCCTGGTCCAGTTCATCTTGACTCTCACCAGATAACTGGAGTTCCTCACCAGACCTCTGGTCCTGGGCCTCCGCCTTTCTGTTCAGCTTCACATCCCTCGCCTCTTCCGATGCCTGAGAGGATTCGAACTTAGGTGTCTGTGCTTCTGTCTGCCCCTGAGGCGATAGCGCCACCTCCTCTACCTTCTCACCTGGTGCACAGGTTCACATGAAAAAGAAGACAACGAAAAGCATATTTGCAATAGACCAAATATGATTGCCTCCTTGACATAACAAGGCCATATAGTGTCCTAGAAGGGAACTGTTGTGtggattaaaatgttaattttttaaaaatgcaAAATGTTTAATGTCTTACAACAGCATACATTTTGTAGATGCACTCACATTTTAGAGGGGTCGTACCCCAAATCTACACAGGTGGTACAGCTAAATGTGTTAGAGGCCAGGTTCCTGAGGTGCTTCGCATCTAAAAAAACAGCTTGTTCAGCCACAGATTAAGCCAAATTCAGCAGGCCGTTAGATTTATCTTACCGTTTCCCAAAGATGCATTTGTTTGGAGCATTGTGTTTTTTCCTCCAAGAGATTCTCCATAGGTGCTCCTCGACCCCTCTAGTGCTTTGTTAGGCTCCGATCCTGTGTCTGAGGGATACGATGGCTGCTCGGGCTCTCTGTTGGGTTCTGTGCTGGGTGTCTGAGGTTCTTGGTGCTCTTCTCGTGAGCCCGAGCGAACACCCCTCTCCATCTGTGAAGCATCTCCATCGGCCAAGGGATCCGGTCCTTCTCCATTTCTACTTCTTGGGCCAGGTACCTCAGCTGCCCCACTATTGTCTAGACTCCTATCCTCTCCAGAGCCAAAGCCAGTAGACATGGTGTTTTTCGTGTCCCGAACAGCTTGCTCCTCCTCATCATAAAACACTGAGTCATCTCCCTCCTCTGCTGCGTCAGCCATGATGTCCACAGCCTCCTCCAGGGACCGACGTGGCCCCTGAGTGATCCCACTGATGATCTTCACCACCTGGGCTGCCAGCTCGTCTTCATTTATGCCAGCATCCAGGTCTGTTGGAGGAGCCACAGTCTCCCCAGTCTCCATCATCTctgttatctatttatttatgaaTTTAGTTTGTGTTGTTAAAAGACTGGTGAAGATGTTCTCGGTGGTCAGTTTGCTTTTTGAAGAGCGTTGGTTGAATCTCAAGAGAAGCAACGTTTGTGCACCGTCACATCTATTCCAAATGTCCAATCCAAATACTCCTTTTCATCCAGCCGTGTGATGGAGGGAAGGCAGAATGACATCCCGCATCACTGGTGCAAAAGCCAAGGCTGTCTTTTTGTGCTATTGTGCAATGAATTCTGCTCGTGTGTCGGGCCACCAAACAACAGCAGCTTGCTTGTGGGGCTGATAAAAGGCCCCTTTGTGACTTTGGCATCCACAAATGGAGCGATTGTGGTGATTCTTTAATCTCTCCTGGGTGACCACCCTTCTCCCTGGAACACCATGAGATTAACATTCTGCTATGACTCACATTGAGCCACAATATGAGTTCAAGAGCCGGGAACGCTTGCCTGTGCGTTCCAAGGGTGATTATGGCCCTGTTATGTCTTGGGCTTTAATGTAAAGACGTTATGTGTATAAAGACCCTCAAAATCTTGTGAAATGACTTCTATCATATCGTTTGAAGAGCTCAGACTCTCAATTATGGTTTACCACTTTCCCATTTCTTCAGGTGCCTGCAAGTAAGAAGTTACTTGTTTGATAAGCTAGGCAGAGAAACCGTGAGATGTCTTCATCAACCCACAACTCTTTTTGTGCAGGAACTGTGGTTTTGTCTGCAGTGTATGAAAATCAGATGTGCTAAGCTGTAAAAGTTATTTGAAGAATGTGGTGACTGTGAAAAGGTAAA comes from Lampris incognitus isolate fLamInc1 chromosome 11, fLamInc1.hap2, whole genome shotgun sequence and encodes:
- the LOC130120786 gene encoding polypeptide N-acetylgalactosaminyltransferase 5, whose protein sequence is MKLKRYFRGSRGVLVFVFLASVAWLLLDMLALRVSIDDASSQLLRARAMREGGAEVTRGSRQGFQHPVQVVELDRGLREAMDQILDAYRRNPEKRGHVQKNRRPNPEQQRRAPPEPEDSESAALKPGSDQVLARQGSLLKTQPAPAKKPVNLKPGESEAELGTTEVPGSIKGPLPVVVSYKNKVPPGVQGGRLGPLPTSERKPPKGKDAIPKAKETMGSKAAEGVGVAAKGVGVAAEGVGVAAEGVGDAAEGVGVAAEGVGEGVGVAAEGVGVAAEGVGDAAEGVGVAAEGVGVAAEARSGGQESRLKVDQPHSGKISSKHTKEGKEAKAPVRNDPDEVKRPPTPTIKPDVQLAADSKVNASVVRKPGVHKVLSLDVTHAPRDAGAVGQFGQAAVVGSDKEREVRKRWDEGQFNVYLSDQIPVDRAIPDTRPQMCAGNVVHDDLPTTSVIFCFVDEVWSTLLRSVHSVLNRSPPHLLKEIILVDDCSSKDYLKAQLDTYMSQFPKVRIVRLKERQGLIRARLAGAAIAKGEVLTFLDSHVECNVGWLEPLLERVYLDRKKVACPVIEVINDKDMSYVLVDNFQRGIFKWPLVFGWSTLPEEYIKKNNMTIADPIRCPVMAGGLFSIDKKYFYELGAYDPGLDVWGGENMEISFKIWMCGGEIEIIPCSRVGHIFRGQNPYKFPKDRQKTVERNLARVAEVWLDEYKDLFYGHGYHHLLDRKLIDIGNLTEQIELRKRLKCKSFRWYLENVYQDFDAPLVKAEGPVLNRGLRKCLALQKGALSFEQCDLSKQSQRFNYTWMRHVRQQDLCVAPQGRQTGLALEQCDGAKPNLRWFHKASSSSLGDHLLAEIAPHDVCLEAGPQGNTIYLNKCEPKNAFQKWQFTNYYTHRRG
- the LOC130120965 gene encoding uncharacterized protein LOC130120965 translates to MMETGETVAPPTDLDAGINEDELAAQVVKIISGITQGPRRSLEEAVDIMADAAEEGDDSVFYDEEEQAVRDTKNTMSTGFGSGEDRSLDNSGAAEVPGPRSRNGEGPDPLADGDASQMERGVRSGSREEHQEPQTPSTEPNREPEQPSYPSDTGSEPNKALEGSRSTYGESLGGKNTMLQTNASLGNGEKVEEVALSPQGQTEAQTPKFESSQASEEARDVKLNRKAEAQDQRSGEELQLSGESQDELDQEWLQDQSKASLQESGPGYSTLPLPKKSSRTVGRKTSFNHHTSSKYNTVSYRKISRGNTRQKIEEFETMLMNL